A single Tamandua tetradactyla isolate mTamTet1 chromosome X, mTamTet1.pri, whole genome shotgun sequence DNA region contains:
- the LOC143670903 gene encoding LOW QUALITY PROTEIN: uncharacterized protein LOC143670903 (The sequence of the model RefSeq protein was modified relative to this genomic sequence to represent the inferred CDS: substituted 1 base at 1 genomic stop codon): MSFPLDNGEYSLEKDLQNSREVTHFLDSQTGFHHERENEENTSKQIELEDTYSFIFTLENTPIHDPISQKCYKHFKYQHEIHSDDLHSDFTKLVDDQSYFLGEKPEVSNLEEALSPSPRVKKYPRRKPLNSQSVDCFAQNSHVLGNQKSHSGKVLHKCPECGYSSLRISDLSRHQRLHTGERPYQCTVCKMQFIRQASLRAHQKRHSEVETYKSPECGKNFRLRCSLKKNVTTHTGEKPHRCESCGKSFFQLTALTLHQRTHTKEKPFKCGXCGKTFTQKPTLVTHLRIHTGEKPYKCNHCSKCFRQITGLILHLVSHFKKDIFKSC; encoded by the exons ATGAGCTTCCCATTGGACAACGGTGAATACTCATTGGAGAAGGATTTACAGAATTCCAGAGAAGTGACACACTTTCTTGACTCTCAGACAG gcTTTCATCacgagagagaaaatgaagaaaatacttcaaaacagaTAGAGCTAGAGgatacatattcatttatttttaccttagaGAATACCCCTATCCATGACCCCATTTCACAAAAATGTTACAAACACTTCAAATATCAACATGAAATCCACTCAGACGATCTACACTCAGATTTCACAAAGCTTGTAGATGATCAGAGCTACTTTCTAGGAGAAAAACCTGAGGTCTCTAACCTGGAAGAAGCTCTCAGTCCTAGTCCCCGAGTAAAAAAGTATCCACGTCGGAAACCCCTTAATTCTCAGAGTGTAGACTGTTTTGCTCAGAATTCACACGTTTTGGGGAACCAGAAATCCCATTCAGGCAAAGTACTTCATAAGTGCCCTGAATGTGGGTATAGTTCCCTTCGTATTTCAGATCTTTCTAGACACCAACGACTTCACACAGGGGAGAGACCCTATCAGTGCACTGTATGTAAAATGCAATTCATTCGACAGGCATCGCTTAGAGCGCATCAAAAAAGGCATTCTGAAGTTGAAACTTATAAAAGCCCAGAGTGTGGCAAGAATTTTCGTCTTAGATGCagtcttaaaaaaaatgtgacaacTCATACAGGTGAAAAACCTCATAGATGTGAGAGTTGTGGGAAAAGTTTTTTTCAACTGACAGCTCTTACTTTGCACCAGAGAACTCACACTAAAGAGAAGCCTTTTAAATGCGGTtaatgtgggaaaacctttacaCAGAAACCAACCCTTGTGACTCATTTAAGAATTCATACAGGGGAGAAGCCATACAAGTGTAATCATTGTTCTAAGTGTTTCAGACAGATTACAGGCTTGATTTTACACCTAGTCAGTCactttaaaaaagatatctttaAGAGTTGTTGA